A window of Thermoanaerobacterium sp. PSU-2 genomic DNA:
TTTTGTATTTTTTTGCTTTCTACAATATTTATCAATTTATTTATAAAATTATCAATAAGCTTATCATCAACATCTTGATTGATTAACTCGCTTTTTAGAAAAAAATCTTCTGCACCTGCTTCTAACGCTTCTATAGTAGGTTTAGCACCTTCCTCTGTATAATTGCTCAACATCACAATAGGTATATCATACAATTCTTTAATCTTTTTAAGAGCCATAATACCATCCATATTGGGCATTTCAATATCCATAGTTATAATATCTGGATTAAGATTTTGAGCTTTTTCTATCGCTTCATATCCATCTCTGGCGATTCCTACGACAGAAAGTTTAGGGTTCTTTTCTATAATTTTAGTGATACACTTTCTCATAAAAGACGAATCATCTACAACCAAAACACCAAACTTTTCCACCATATCATCCCTTTCTTTTGTAATAGAAAACAGAAGGCTTATGTATTACTTCAAATCCACTGTGAATACCAGTTATTGACTCAGCATGGCCTAGCAACAAGTAACCGCCAGGATTTAAAATTCTATAAAAAGCATTGATTATCTTTCGAATTGCATGTTCATCAAAATATATTAACACGTTCCTACAAAATATAATATCACATTTACCTATTTTCTCTTCAAGATCGTTATCCAAGAGATTTATTCTCTTAAATTCCACCATTTTGGTAATTTCATCTTTAACTTTATAGTATTCTCCATGATCTATAAAAAATTTGTCATATACATCTTTTGTAGTTCTCCTAAATGATAATGAATTTTTCTTATAAAGACCTTTTTTAGCTTTTTCCAATACCTTTTTATTAATGTCTGTCGCAATAATTTGAACTTCATGTTTTTTAAACAAACCGCTATCTTCAATAAGCATACCGATCGTGTACGGCTCCTCACCTGTCGAACAGGCTGCAGACCATATACGTATGGCATTATTGTTTGCAGAATTAATATATTCAGGCAAAATTGAGTTCTTAAATTCTTCTAACAAATTTTCTTCTCTAAAAAAATATGTTTCGTTCACAGTTATTAATTCTATTAACACATCCAATTCTTCTGGTTCCATTTTGATATATCCAAAATATTCCCAAGCAGATAGCCCTAATTCTTTAATCCTTGCTTCAATTTTCATCTTGAGATTGTTTAAATTATTTTTATAATCAATTCCACAAAAATCGTATATATAATTCGCCAAATCCCCTAAATAATTCTGTTCATTTGGTATCATATTTGTCATCCCCTAAACAAAAATTTTACTACTGAAGAATGGAACTTCTTCAGTAGTAAAAAGCATATCATATTTCAAATTCTTT
This region includes:
- a CDS encoding protein-glutamate O-methyltransferase CheR, with protein sequence MIPNEQNYLGDLANYIYDFCGIDYKNNLNNLKMKIEARIKELGLSAWEYFGYIKMEPEELDVLIELITVNETYFFREENLLEEFKNSILPEYINSANNNAIRIWSAACSTGEEPYTIGMLIEDSGLFKKHEVQIIATDINKKVLEKAKKGLYKKNSLSFRRTTKDVYDKFFIDHGEYYKVKDEITKMVEFKRINLLDNDLEEKIGKCDIIFCRNVLIYFDEHAIRKIINAFYRILNPGGYLLLGHAESITGIHSGFEVIHKPSVFYYKRKG